The following are encoded in a window of Prevotella melaninogenica genomic DNA:
- a CDS encoding RapZ C-terminal domain-containing protein — MEQLLELYKNWKGSNPSNVEKLAGAGSNREYYRMFDEEGDTVIGVIGTSRDENHAFIYLAKHFEKRRLPVPHILAVSADELCYLQSDLGNTSLFDAIRGGREAGGRYNLAEQKLLRNAIRELPNIQLRGARELDFSNCYPQPEFNQESVLFDLNYFKYCFLKATELDFHELKLEANFRMFAKDLTSEQMDSFLYRDFQARNIMLDKEGKPYFIDFQGGRKGPFYYDLASFLWQASAKYSFKLRRELVFEYYQSLKNYTEVPSKRHFVNRLSLFVLFRTLQVLGAYGFRGYFERKKHFIDSIPPAIQNLRDLLALGVDVFPYPYMMDMLKRLTLLPQFAHIEKPAANRTDGLKIAEKDVYKANPLDGPATFSKYDGKGPLVVRVFSFSFKKGIPEDTSGNGGGYVFDCRSTHNPGRYEPYKKITGLDEPVIRFLEDDGEILEFLKPVYKLADHHVERYMQRGFTDLMFSFGCTGGQHRSVYSAQHLAEHLNEKYGIEVCIKHREQGIEQILKAK; from the coding sequence ATGGAGCAACTATTAGAACTATATAAGAATTGGAAGGGTAGTAACCCTTCAAACGTAGAAAAGTTAGCAGGGGCAGGTAGTAACCGTGAGTATTACCGAATGTTTGACGAAGAGGGTGATACTGTCATTGGTGTTATAGGAACAAGTCGTGATGAAAATCATGCCTTTATCTATCTTGCTAAACATTTCGAGAAACGACGTTTACCAGTACCACATATCTTAGCAGTGTCTGCTGATGAGTTATGTTACCTACAATCAGACCTTGGTAACACGTCACTCTTTGATGCTATACGGGGTGGACGTGAGGCTGGTGGACGCTATAATCTTGCCGAGCAAAAGTTGTTGCGCAATGCAATCAGAGAATTGCCAAATATTCAGTTGCGCGGCGCAAGAGAACTTGATTTTTCTAATTGTTACCCACAACCAGAATTCAATCAGGAGAGTGTACTCTTTGATTTGAACTATTTTAAGTACTGCTTTCTCAAAGCAACCGAACTTGACTTCCATGAATTAAAACTTGAAGCAAACTTCCGTATGTTTGCAAAAGACCTGACATCGGAGCAGATGGATTCCTTCCTTTATCGTGATTTCCAAGCACGAAATATTATGTTAGATAAGGAGGGGAAACCATATTTTATTGATTTTCAAGGTGGAAGAAAAGGTCCTTTTTATTATGACCTTGCTTCGTTCTTATGGCAAGCAAGCGCAAAGTATTCTTTCAAATTGCGTCGTGAATTGGTATTTGAATACTATCAGAGCCTTAAGAATTATACTGAGGTACCTTCTAAACGTCATTTCGTCAACCGCTTGTCATTGTTTGTTCTCTTCCGTACATTGCAAGTTTTAGGTGCTTATGGATTCCGTGGATACTTTGAACGTAAGAAGCATTTTATCGATTCTATTCCTCCTGCTATACAAAATCTGCGTGATCTCTTGGCATTAGGTGTTGATGTTTTCCCATATCCATACATGATGGATATGTTGAAACGTCTCACATTATTACCACAGTTTGCGCATATTGAGAAGCCTGCAGCTAATAGAACAGATGGACTAAAAATAGCAGAGAAAGATGTTTATAAGGCTAATCCTTTAGATGGTCCTGCAACTTTCTCTAAATATGATGGTAAAGGACCATTGGTCGTGCGTGTCTTTAGTTTCTCATTTAAGAAGGGTATTCCTGAAGATACATCTGGTAATGGAGGCGGTTATGTCTTTGATTGTAGAAGTACGCATAACCCAGGTCGATACGAACCTTATAAGAAGATTACGGGTTTAGATGAGCCTGTCATCCGCTTCCTTGAAGATGATGGTGAGATACTTGAGTTCTTGAAACCTGTTTATAAGCTTGCTGACCATCATGTAGAACGTTATATGCAACGTGGCTTTACTGATTTAATGTTCTCATTTGGCTGTACCGGTGGACAGCATCGCTCTGTTTATAGTGCACAACATCTTGCTGAACATCTTAATGAGAAGTATGGAATTGAAGTATGCATAAAGCATAGAGAACAAGGTATTGAGCAAATATTAAAGGCGAAGTAA
- a CDS encoding MarR family transcriptional regulator, which translates to MDNHCISKIREIFRVITAFECGLQEQIGLNINEAMLLYLLSESEKPMLAGEIAEKMGLTRSNTSKVIASLEQASLIRRRACSEDGRCQRFHITKHGLEKLDHLHCDSIAVPEELKEII; encoded by the coding sequence ATGGACAATCATTGTATCAGTAAGATTCGCGAAATATTTCGTGTCATCACTGCTTTTGAATGTGGATTACAAGAGCAAATAGGCTTAAACATCAACGAAGCAATGCTATTGTATCTACTCTCAGAGAGTGAGAAACCTATGTTGGCTGGTGAAATAGCAGAAAAGATGGGCTTGACACGTTCGAATACTTCAAAGGTAATCGCCTCATTGGAGCAGGCGTCGCTTATTCGCCGCCGCGCTTGTTCAGAGGATGGACGCTGCCAAAGGTTTCACATTACAAAACATGGTTTAGAGAAGTTAGACCATTTGCATTGTGATTCCATAGCTGTTCCAGAGGAGTTAAAAGAAATCATATAA
- a CDS encoding IS982 family transposase, which translates to MITKDKITEIFCIADDFCKEFELETDKIGLSEKNKGCHRHRRWRMSKSEIITILICFHFNSYRNFRHYYTFFVKEHLADLFPNQLSYNRFLELEVRVSVEMMMFLQICCFGRCTGISFIDSTCIPVCHNKRICRNKVFRNYATRGKSTMGWYFGFKLHLICNERGEILNFMLTKANVDDRDENVFNRLTDNVFGKLFADKGYISQGLFERLFNDGINLVTGIRSNMKNKLMPLYDRLLLRKRSVIETINDELKNVAQLVHSRHRSIFNFAMNVLSAIAAYCFFEKKPAVNIDFAIEQHSGQLTLF; encoded by the coding sequence ATGATTACCAAGGACAAAATTACTGAAATTTTCTGTATTGCAGATGATTTCTGCAAAGAGTTTGAGTTAGAAACTGATAAAATAGGTCTCTCAGAAAAGAATAAAGGATGTCATCGCCATCGCAGGTGGCGTATGAGTAAGTCTGAAATCATAACGATTTTAATTTGCTTCCACTTTAATTCCTATCGTAATTTTCGTCACTATTATACCTTTTTCGTAAAAGAGCATTTAGCAGATTTATTTCCAAATCAATTGTCTTATAATCGTTTTCTTGAATTAGAGGTAAGAGTCTCTGTAGAGATGATGATGTTCCTGCAAATATGTTGTTTTGGGAGGTGTACTGGTATTAGTTTCATTGACTCAACTTGTATTCCAGTTTGTCATAATAAACGTATTTGTCGCAATAAGGTTTTTAGAAATTATGCAACAAGAGGGAAAAGTACAATGGGATGGTATTTTGGATTCAAACTACATCTTATCTGTAATGAAAGAGGTGAGATTCTAAACTTTATGCTCACTAAAGCAAATGTTGATGACCGAGACGAAAATGTATTTAACAGGTTGACAGACAATGTATTTGGTAAATTGTTTGCAGACAAAGGGTACATTTCTCAAGGATTATTTGAGCGATTGTTCAATGATGGAATAAATTTAGTTACTGGCATTAGGAGTAACATGAAAAACAAACTAATGCCACTTTATGATAGACTTCTTCTAAGGAAAAGATCTGTAATAGAGACTATCAATGATGAGCTAAAGAATGTAGCTCAATTAGTGCATTCAAGGCATAGAAGCATATTTAATTTCGCAATGAATGTTCTCTCTGCTATTGCAGCCTACTGCTTCTTTGAGAAAAAGCCAGCAGTGAACATAGACTTTGCTATAGAGCAACATTCGGGACAGCTTACATTATTCTAA
- the trxA gene encoding thioredoxin yields the protein MKRTATLVVAIMALTLTACKADNNPKKQDNSVMTTEQTEVNNQNEGKETKMNVTEMNSEMFQQKVMDFKNNPKTWNFKGDKPAIIDFYATWCGPCKATAPILEEVASDYAGQIDVYKVDVDKQRELAALFGIRSIPSILFIPKAGEPTMQNGAMNKAQFEEVIKSVLLK from the coding sequence ATGAAACGTACAGCAACACTTGTAGTGGCTATTATGGCATTAACACTGACAGCTTGTAAAGCAGATAACAATCCTAAAAAGCAGGATAACAGTGTCATGACAACCGAACAAACAGAAGTAAATAATCAAAATGAAGGAAAGGAAACAAAGATGAATGTAACAGAAATGAACTCAGAGATGTTCCAGCAGAAAGTGATGGATTTTAAGAATAATCCAAAGACATGGAACTTTAAGGGTGATAAGCCTGCTATTATTGATTTTTATGCAACATGGTGTGGTCCATGTAAAGCAACTGCGCCAATTCTCGAGGAAGTAGCAAGTGATTATGCAGGGCAGATTGACGTTTATAAGGTTGATGTTGACAAGCAGCGTGAGTTGGCAGCCCTCTTTGGCATTCGTTCAATCCCATCAATCCTCTTTATTCCTAAGGCAGGTGAACCTACAATGCAGAACGGAGCTATGAACAAGGCTCAGTTTGAAGAGGTTATTAAGTCTGTCTTGTTGAAGTAA
- a CDS encoding esterase produces the protein MKRFILFFACLTSISLVAAQEVLNWKDDEIVSPVVNADNTLTISLFAPNAKKVELTGNFLYAGKETPDKYADGDWSPQLMNKDTNGRWTLTTAPLKPEFYSYNLIVDGVKITDPKNIYMVRDIGNTYSVALVGDGVDGLYAVKNVPHGTVRKVWYDSPTAGLKRRMTVYTPAGYETSKRSYPVLYLLHGMGGDENAWEELGRAIQILDNLIAEGKAEPMVVVMPNGNISQEAAPGEGSRGFVTAAMRYPKTMDGNFEKAFPDIIQFVEKVYRVKKDKANRAIAGLSMGGFHSIYTALNNPDAFDYIGLFSAAFNQMAKDGDSFSPIYKNIDEKFKTLCKKSPKLIWIGIGKDDFLSHDDENLRAALDKESYKYAYLKTKGGHTWRNWREYLATFAQKLFK, from the coding sequence ATGAAAAGGTTTATTCTGTTTTTTGCTTGCCTTACAAGCATTTCATTAGTAGCAGCTCAGGAGGTTCTTAATTGGAAAGATGACGAGATAGTGTCTCCTGTGGTAAATGCAGATAATACTTTAACTATCAGTCTTTTTGCACCAAATGCAAAGAAGGTTGAACTTACAGGTAATTTTCTCTATGCAGGGAAAGAAACTCCAGATAAGTATGCAGATGGTGATTGGAGTCCGCAGTTGATGAATAAGGATACAAATGGACGGTGGACACTGACAACTGCACCTTTAAAGCCTGAGTTTTATAGTTATAATCTCATTGTTGATGGTGTAAAGATAACAGATCCAAAGAACATATATATGGTGCGTGATATTGGTAATACATATAGTGTTGCGCTTGTTGGCGACGGTGTAGATGGCTTGTATGCAGTGAAGAATGTACCTCATGGAACGGTTAGAAAAGTGTGGTATGATAGTCCAACAGCAGGGCTTAAACGTCGTATGACGGTTTATACGCCAGCTGGTTACGAAACAAGTAAGCGAAGCTATCCTGTTCTTTACTTACTTCATGGTATGGGAGGAGATGAGAATGCATGGGAAGAATTGGGTCGTGCCATACAAATTCTGGATAATCTTATTGCTGAGGGGAAAGCAGAACCAATGGTTGTGGTAATGCCAAATGGTAATATTTCACAGGAAGCAGCACCTGGTGAGGGGTCTCGTGGATTTGTTACTGCTGCAATGCGATACCCTAAAACAATGGACGGAAACTTTGAAAAGGCATTTCCTGATATCATCCAGTTTGTAGAAAAGGTTTATCGTGTGAAGAAAGATAAAGCAAATAGAGCTATTGCTGGACTGTCTATGGGTGGTTTTCATTCGATTTATACTGCATTGAATAATCCTGATGCCTTTGATTATATTGGCTTATTTTCTGCTGCATTTAATCAAATGGCAAAGGATGGTGATAGTTTTTCTCCTATTTATAAGAACATTGACGAGAAGTTTAAGACGCTGTGTAAGAAATCTCCTAAGCTTATATGGATTGGTATTGGTAAGGATGATTTTCTCTCACACGACGATGAAAACCTCCGTGCAGCATTGGATAAAGAATCTTATAAATACGCTTATCTTAAGACGAAAGGCGGACATACTTGGCGAAACTGGAGAGAATATTTAGCAACATTTGCGCAAAAGCTTTTCAAGTAA